Within Vicia villosa cultivar HV-30 ecotype Madison, WI linkage group LG1, Vvil1.0, whole genome shotgun sequence, the genomic segment ttaagtaacttaaacaaattaaattaatttaaaaatattgaaataaaattaaagtaaataaatatttttattcattatgttttttttgtgagaagaaaaaaaaaggagtttttttttacaaggtttgtttttttttaaaaagattttaaaagatATATATAAAGATAaaccattaaataattaatatataaaataaaataagaaaaactagttgtgtaattaaaaaaaaataaaaagaaaagttaaacGGTTACAAACTGAGTACACATGGTGGTCACCCATGAAGCGAGAGCGCAGGACCCATGGACAGACCAAAAACAACGCGCGCCTTTTCCGTTTGAATAGGACCAATCGGATGATGCCACTTGGTCATCTCTTTCCTCCGTCTGTTGCCTTAGACCTGCAAGACATTTACCTACGGACAAATCTCTTGCTAAAGCCTATTGCCACAGTTTTTTGTGCGTAGCCGTATGTTCTTCCCTTCGAACCTGGAAATTATCAACAAAGAAACACAAACCAGCAGCCCAGATTGACTAAATACTGCATTACGAACCTAATGAGACCATTAATTTGGTCTGAAATCGCCTGTAACAAAAATTCCCAAAAATTACAAacatgaaccctaacaatggtgtgtcACCATTGACGTACCGAACCTTGCAATTGACATATCAAAAACACTCCACACAATCATATGAACATATATGTATGCTTAACAGTCATTAAAATCGCATGACATAACAGAGATGTGTTTGAGAAAAATTGTGCAAACCAAGGGGTATAGGTGCGTGTTCTTGTTCTTCTAGGGCCTTGGAATGATCTGGAATCCTTCACTGGAGTCTCAGCAATGCGTTTGAGTCCTTAGAATTCTTTGAATCGAGCTGCAATCGTAAAAACGAATTTGAACTTTCTTTGAACTTTATGAACTTGATTAGGGCTCTTTTTTGCAGAATTTTTCGTCCCCTTGCAATCTGAAAAGGTTTAGTACTTTATAGAGGATTGAATTAGGGTAAATCTTATGCATCCAATCCCTTTGAATCTTGAATTGGTagtttggaaatttgattggaaaatctTTCCAATTTTGGCCAATATTTGATTACATTGCTTCCAATTCTAATTAGCACGAATTTTGGATGATTATGAGGTATAATatgtgattggatttgattagaaCTTGATTCAAAACAAATCTCCTTCATAAAcctttgatttttgttaattttattgacttttaaatgaataaaaattcaaataaaattaattaaatcaaataattttgtgGTAATTGGATTTTGGACTCTACATATCATGAGGAAGGAGAATGGATCTTAATaatatgggcctatttgcaaagaaatttattttgaagccttttacttcatattttttttctttaatttatccaactttgacaaggcatatcgctctcaatttttaagatatggaggagttctaggactttttggaaacctcaagatgtcctctacaagccactttggaagcttttttccatttgaggattttatcttgatgatatgggctttgacaaaaaactgattTTGGTTGACttccaaaaaggacctgtaatgttttgatccatatctctcaaatgaagcatttttagacttggcatgtgagagcaaagttgtagagaatccaatttccttcaaaatgagctttggatggaaaatttctgatgttccatgtagaagTTAGGGCtgatcaaagttcagttgactttctcctatgaaaaccctaatttagaaacttttgaatttgttgatttctgatctttccttgatgaaccatgattaaacgttgatcaaatggtgaatgatacttcaaaataaggatgttgacaaaagatTAGGAGTTTTAACTGTGCTTTGAccgcagttgacttttaggtcaaatcagtcgactgttgactttctgagcaattgagtgatcaatcttttgaactgAGCCCTGAATTTCGTCATGGAAGTAGTTTGgaatatcatagaccatatgagatgcattggagcttttgatccattgatttttcctcagaacaacaaaaccctagttcctcgAACCTTGTTTAGGAGGGGTATCTTTGAGCCATGTGCCTTGACTtgagtttgaacaagagaaatagtatgggcaaattttgaggtatgacagctgcccctgttcaattttcttaaacctgaagatgtagagtggttcgtatgccagtcggaatttgaaggtagaagaggattgaacactagaatacccaggaatttgccctagctgaagttgggacattttgtcggagatgggcttgaagatgccatctaggcagggtgttgtcggagatgggcttaaagatgccatccaggcctgagagaaagtttattggagatgggcttaaagatgccatccagctttgatagacttgagagtcagaacacgtcgtacgttagaccgtatctgaaggatatacttaggatgagttgtACGTTAGACTAGAGGATGGGTAATGTGTTAGATCGGATtcaatttgcatcggtagatgtctagaaagccgtgcgttaggctgaaggatgagtcgtgcgttagactgaatccaatttgcatccgtagatgtctagaaggccgtgcgttaggctgaaggatgagtcgtgagTTAGAtttaatccaatttgcatccatagatgtctggaaagtcgtgcgttaggctgaatgatgagtcgtgcgttagactgaatccgaTTTGCACCCGTGGATGTCTAGaaggtcgtgcgttaggctgaaggacgagtcgtgcgttagaatgaatccaatttgcatccgtagatgtctggaaagccgtgcgttaggctgaaggatgagtcgtgcgttagactgaatccaagttgcattcgtagatgtctggaaggccgtgcgttaggctgaaggacgatttgtgcgttagactgaatccaatttgcatccgtagatgtctggaaagccgtgcgttaggctgaaggatgagtcgtgcgttagactgaatccaatttgttGTCAGAAAGATTCGTGCATTAGGCTTTGCCTTTGAATAATTTAAGATTTGAATTATTGTGTTGAGTATCGTTGTAATGTACCTGAAAGATAATATTCACTTtgtaacaatgtcagttttatgcaatgcttatgatgcatgtaatgaatgagatggagttctcaaAATAAATAGGGAACTttatatgttatgtatgaattataactGTATGAAATGTacgtgatgtatatgatgtatgactgatgctgttTTAAAGtgttctgagaaaataaatctctgtattgttgtgattttgatgtttgatcttgtcttgaagatgctccgCTGGGGATTGTTTGGggatgaaaatgatttgaatgattgatctttgaTGTACCTTTACTGGGGATAAAGAGATGAATAACACTGCTTGGAGGAGAGAATAGTATCGGAGAACtgacagtgtcgaagatgtaaactcagttgaggaactaagtctttgtgggacgagaacatttggagATGAtcactctgtggggatatgatcatgTGAAACCGACTTTGTTGGAAAGCATGGATGTCTTGagcgttgcccccagtattattgtaactgccattcctggattgattaggacacaccactgagtattgatcaagatgtcaaactggacttgtatgaATTTGctcctgctagtagggactttggaaagatttgcctcgcgaggaccttatgagatgtgtactctaggtgacatgcccctagtacttagtatgatgcccctgactgatcgggcaGTAGCTTTGGACCctcttgggtgcatgcccctgattgttgatgCTTCTGAGAGATTTTTGAAACTTGACCTGATCATCccaaattgatcgggaaatagtttaaaacccacttgggatgtatgcctttgattattcggcatttgagagtttcttggaatcttgacctgattgccccagattgattggacaaaacgtgccatgccccttgtatacgtaggagacattgcttcttggagtaatctttgttggttGGGATAACTTTGAgccattagtcataccctgtgcagattctttctgttgctaacatttgaaatcatgtagtaaaatatgtttaataatgaattcataagatgcaatgcatatgtttgtcttgagtttgttgaaaaacattaaaacaggagatgtaaaagcgtgatgtttataaaaacgtgatgtttgtaaaaaacgaaatatcaactcagcatttgtggtaaaccttaaggagtcaggatacctttttggtgacagtatgctttcaaactaaccatgcttcagttaggactttcaagggttttaacgtggcttggttcacggtttaagaaacaaaggataaaaggctcaaagtttatttgtacccttcccaatcttcgtgatgttcttcgattctatgctcagttaactttgcgttttgagttctagcagagctttgaagtcgtaactttgacatttgatgatggtttacGTAATAGATGTTTAGTTGGACAGGCAGACGTCCTTTTCcgtttttgtaattcttttccttttgtagagGATTTTTttttagtgacctctttttttgactttgttatccctaactttttcctgaactgtttattttgagattacggtcagcgggatgtttcgaccTTTTATGAGTccccttcataggttttgaattaacagtctttttttcttcttttttgtaaatgttgactgcctgacttaatgatcACGTGAAACCACCATTATTTGTGTAAAAGTGTATTGGCACGACTGAGTTaattgagtaactaccctgccccaggttatgatcaaaggtttcaaattgttcaagaaagaaaaactcctacacctcaggctcaaaggggttggcaagggactaacatccttatatctccactgtttaggaattaaaacaatgcatgtacatcgtcagcatagtccgttcaaaagcatactgtatgaggttgcggtatcattttcgtcatcctcccttaaaaggcttacagcttagcaggagttgaatatcacaaaacacatgcaaagtaaagacataatttaaaatgagtgatagagaaataatttattcaagacaagcatatgcaatgcactaatgatgattattaaaacagataatgtctatcataagtcgaatgttcaatcaaacaggaaagaaattgcaaacgaaagtaaatctaatgatctaaaaagttcatccttctagacattaatccatcttatcgtgattaggcatgggaaccgtgatcactacaggagtcttgggatggttgaattcaatttcaccagcatcgatcaggtcttgaatcttgttcttcagcgtccagcagctatttgtatcgtgaccagggctaccggagtggtatgcacatctcgcattgggattatagccgcgagcggaagtactaggattcttagggggatcctttaaagtaatcaactctgACTTTAGCAagtattgtaatgcctgagccagtgacatattgatcctTGTGAACTGACACTTAGGTGCCTCTGACTTGCgtccttgttgtggaactggtgtagagatcagaattgtccccacagattggttgtgttcattgcgacctttccgattgtacacatCATTAGTCatgtgaggttcctcaggtgagttgaagtcaatgatcttttcatcaattatgtattgaatcttgtgctttaattgccaacaatcctctctatcatgaccaggactattcgaatgataagcacatctcgcatggtacttatacccaagAGTGGGATTggcaggaaatgaatatggaggcaatagagttatcaagttctgatcgagcagttgttgtagaacttgagacaACGACATGTGCAACGGAGCGAATGACcacttgggtttggatttccatttatcttgccCACCTTGCTGCGTGtgttgatccttctccttctcgattagaagtgcctttaattcttcctgccccttggccaagtgaaagattatttttcggaactggttattctgagcctgaagatttttgacagattgttcaagatcCATGTTCTCATTGAAATAAACGGCGGAAAGATGAAGTATTTGCTTTATAAAACCTGTGATGTAATGCTATGAATGGTATgtgtatgcatatgcaatgtttccaAGGAATTGAAGGATTTTTAACGCATAttgaaaataaaagcaaaaatattaattctcttataaaaatataaaaatataatgttaTGAAGTTATTAGTTACATCTGAAAGtgctgaaaataaaaataaaatataacatgaaaaaataacagaaatcaGTCTTCGAGTCGGTGCTTTCTCTTGAAACTTCTGATCTCCTCTTTGTGAGCTTTAATCATCTCGTTTCTTTCTTGGACGAGTCTATCAATCTCTTGTtcccatgattgtatttgatCTGGAGAGACGAAGTCCTCAACCTTCCATTTAcgggagaaatagtcaagcataccaTCTCGCTCTTTAGCATCAGCCACTAACACTACTTTTTCAGCCTCAACCTCACGTAAGCGCTTTTCAAGATCAGCCTTTTCTCTTCTTAAAGAAGCAACAGTAGCTGCAAGGTCTTCATTTGGAGCGGGAACATAAGGCTCCAAAACCACAGGAATGACCGGAGGGGTAACCCTTGGCACAACAGGGATATCAGATGGATATGGCATACCATACTCAACAATTCGATCATAAATCCACCTAAAATAAATATCTGAAGGGATGTAGTTCCTTAGTCCCAATTCTCTCGTGCATACTTTCTTTACCTTGGACCAAGCTCTAATGAACAACTTTTTCTTTCCGGTTGTATCTGAATCATAATCAAAATTTTCTGCGTTATGGTATATGGAGCGAGGTTTGTTTTTCAATgcgaaaccaaactgatgtcgagctaatATGGGATTATAAGTTTTTCCTCCTcgggtaccaagaagaggtacatttggGAAATCTCCGCAACTATCAAACAAATGGGTtccttcaaactctttttggatccAACCGATATCATCGTATGAAAGCCTCATGATTCTTTGAACCCAAGTcccaccttcttcattctttattatGGAACGGGGTAAGTGAGAAGTAAACCACTTATGAAGAAGAGGTGCACACCCAAGAACGCAACCTTTTCCTTTAGATGATCGATGATGGATGGAGTGCAACAAGTCACCCAATAAGGTAGGAACGGGATTATTGCTGATGAAGATCTTAGTGGCAATCACATCTACAATTTTGTCGTAACGAGGGAATAAGACTTGTCCATAGATCAAGAAAGTGAGGACCTTTTCAAGAGCATCCATACTTGCAACATTAATCAAGATTTCAGCTTGACTATACAAGAAGTCAATAGGCAAACCAGTGTAGTCTCCTTTATTCACCCAAACCTTTTTAATTTCTGATCGAGGCAAATGCAACGCAGCAGCAACATCTTCTAACTTAGGAATCTCTTCTTCACCAGTGTAGGGCATCTGATCAAGCACAGGTAATCCTAGTATGGAGGAAAATTCCTCTAATGTGGGAACCAATTGAAAGTCCCTGTAGGTAAAGCAATGAAGGAGAGGATCATAAAACCGAATCATCGTATTGAGGAGCGtttcatccactttggttcgtaCCAGGCTGATTAATCTGTTAAGAGACTCGAAAAGCACAAAAGCACCAGAAACATTATCACAAAGAATCTTCAGAGATGTAGGTACTCCCTTGAAGCTGAGGCAGAAAGGTTTACGAACTTTGATtcccatgacctacaaaacaaattatggttaacaatccTTTAACTCCTTGGAATGAGTTAGTcatgatatgtatgaatgatgcatggatgcatgagtcACAAACACAGATAAGTTCACgcaaatcacacaatttccttaggcttggcttgcatggagttttgaccaggtgagatacccttcccaaagatacttctatggataaagataTTTTAGCAACGGGTTCTACTAGTGACCCAGAAtggtcagccccctctaaagcaccctcgaacgtgatacatgcataccacgcaatgatactttaggaagaaacctatctgagctgtagtatcgggtcgcgaccataacttggcaagcaccaagaatagccctcccactacgttcctaaaagttaagatgggttaaaggtgactaaaggtccctgagctccgacgcacccaaagatacatgcataaacctctctcatgcaaaagaggtacacaataaccagtggaggcctaactcaagcgcgaacttcattttgaccaatcccaagcatgcacaagggaggtctccatgactatgccactcctatcttaagtgttcttgaatccgggagtaggattcgtccttcatttttcccaaaacagccccgaaaaataaagcaagcaaagcaaacaatagaaaacatttaagtgaatcctaaacttttaaggtaacccctctttgaTTCGAAAAttatccctagcagagtcgccagttctggtatacggtgaactgacttttttgaaatgtgcggatagcaagagtcaccaccgacttttatttatccaaattaacagaaaggctaaaagaacaggaaaaaccttttaaataaaaactccttttttttttcttctcacaAAAAAACataatgaataaaaatatttatttactttaatttcttttcaataaattaaaattaattaagtaacttaaacaaattaaattaatttaaaaatattgaaataaaattaaagtaaataaatatttttattcataatgttttttttgtgagaagaaagaaaaaggagtttttttttaaaggtttttttttttaaaagattttaaaaGATATATATAAAGATAaaccattaaataattaatatataaaattaaataagaaaaactagttgtgtaattaaaaaaaataaaaagaaaagttaaaaaacTTAGAGAGAATGTTCCAGTGCGGTACGGATCTGAAGGCGTATCGTGGACTGCATCTTTACAAGCGTTAGATCTGATGGCGGCAGGATCAAACGGTTACAAACTGAGTACACATGGTGGTCACCCATAAAGCGAGAGCGCAGGATCCATGGACAGACCAAAAACAATGCGCGCCTTTTCCGTTTGAATAGGACCAATCGGACGCTGCCACTTGGTCATCTCTTTCCTCCGTCTGTTGCCTTAGGCCTGCAACACATTTACCTACGGACAAATCTGTTGCTAAAGTCTATTGCCACAGTTTTTTGTGCATAGCCGTATGTTCTTCCCTTCGAACCTGGAAATTATCAACAAAGAAACACAAACCAGCAGCCTAGATTGACTAAATACTGCATTACGAACCTAATGAGACCATTAATTTGGTCTGAAATCGCCTGTAGCAAAAATTCCCAAAAATTACAAacatgaaccctaacaatggtgtgtcACCATTGACGTACCGAACCTTGCAATTGACAATTCAAAAACACTCCACACAATCATATGAACATATATGTATGCTTAACAGTCATTAAAATCGCATGAAATAACAGAGATGTGTTTGAGCAAAATTGTGCAAACCAAGGGGTATAGGTGCGTGTTCTTGTTCTTCCAGGGCCTTGGAATGATCTGGAATCCTTCACTGGAGTCTCAGCAATGCGTTTGAGTCCTTAGAATTCTTTGAATCGAGTTGCAATCGTAAAAACGAATTTGAACTTTCTTTAAACTTTATGAACTTGATTAGGGCTCTTTTTTGCAGAATTTTTCGTCCCCTTGAAATCTGAAAAGGTTTAGTACTTTATAGAGGATTGAATTAGGGTAAATCTTATGCATCCAATCCCTTTGAATCTTGAATTGGTagtttggaaatttgattggaaaatctTTCCAATTTTGGCCAATATTTGATTACATTGCTTCCAATTCCAATTAGCACGAATTTTGGATGATTATGAGGTATCATatgtgattggatttgattagaaCTTGATTCAAAACAAATCTCCTTCATAAAcctttgatttttgttaattttattgacttttaaatgaataaaaattcaattaaaattaattaaatcaaataatttcgtGGTAATTGGATTTTGGACTCTACATATCATGAGGAAGGAAATTGGATCTTAATaatatgggcctatttgcaaagaaatttattttgaagccttttacttcatattttttttcttaaatttatccaactttgacaagacatatctctctcaatttttaagatatggaggagttctaggactttttggaaacctcaagatgtcctctacaagccactttggaagcttttttccatttaaggattttatcttgatgatatgggctttgacaaaaaactgcttttggttgacttccaaaaaggacctgtaatgttttgatccatatctctcaaatgaagcatttttagacttggtatGTGAgagtcaaagttgtagagaatccaatttccttcaaagtgagctttggatggaaaatttctgatgttccatgtagaagttatggctgatcaaagttcagttgactttctcctatgaaaaccctaatttagaaacttttgaatatgttgatttctgatctttccttgatgaaccatgattaacccttgatcaaatggtgaatgatacttcaaaataaggatgttgacaaaatatcaggagttttgactatgcTTTGACcgaagttgacttttaggtcaaatcagtcgactgttgactttcggagcaattgagtgatcaatcttttgaactgAGCCCTGAATTTCGTCATGGAAGTAGTTTGgaatatcatagaccatatgagatgcattggagcttttgatccattgatttttcctcagaacaacaaaaccctagttcctgGAACCTTGTTTAGGAGGGGTATCTTTGAGCCATGTGCCTTGACTtgagtttgaacaagagaaatagtatgggcaaattttgaggtatgacagctgcccctgttcaattttcttaaacctgaagatgtagagtggttcgTATGGCAGTCggaatttgaaggtagaagaggattgaacactagaatacccaggaatttgccctagctgaagttgggactttttgtcggagatgggcttgaagatgccatctaggcagggtgttttcggagatgggcttaaagatgccatccaggcctgagagaaagtttattggagatgggcttaaagatgccatccagctttgatagacttgagagtcagaacacgtcgtacgttagaccgtatctgaaggaCATACTTAGGATGAGTTGTACGTTAGACTAAAGGATGGGTCATGTGTTAGACCGGATtcaatttgcatcggtagatgtctagaaagtcgtgcgttaggctgaaggatgagtcgtgcgttagactgaatccaatttgcaaccgtagatgtctggaaggtcgtgcgttaggctgaaggatgagtcatgcgttagattgaatccaatttgcacctgtagatgtctggaaagccatgCATTAGGCCGaaagatgagtcgtgcgttagagtGAATCCGATTTGCACCCGTGGATGTCTGGaaggtcgtgcgttaggctgaaggacgagtcgtgcgttagactgaatccaatttgcatccgtagatgtctggaaagccgtgcgttaggctgaaggatgagtcgtgcgttagactgaatccaatttgcatccgtagatgtctggaaagccgtgcgttaggctgaaggacgaTTTGTGCGTTAGACTGTATCCAAtatgcatccgtagatgtctggaaagccgtgcgttaggctgaaggatgagtcgtgcgttagactgaatccaatttgttGTTAGAAAGAGTCGTGCATTAGGCTTTGCCTTTGAATAATTTAAGATTTGAATTATTGTGTTGAgtatctttgtaatgtacctgaaAGATAATATTCACTTtgtaacaatgtcagttttatgcaatgcttatgatgcatgtaatgaatgagaaggagttctcaaaataaatggggAACTttatatgttatgtatgaattataactGTATGAAATGTacgtgatgtatatgatgtatgactgatgctgttTTAAAGtgttctgagaaaataaatctctgtattgttgtgattttgatgtttgatcttgtcttgatgATGCTCCGCTGGGGATTGTTTGGggatgaaaatgatttgaatgattgatctttgaTGTACCTTGACTGGGGAtaaagagatgaataaccctgctTGGAGGAGAGAATAGTATCAGAGAactggcagtgtcgaagatgtaaactcagttgaggaactaagtctttgtgggacgagaacatttggagATGATCActatgtggggatatgatcctgtgaaacccaCTTTGTGGGAAAGCATGGATGTCTTGagcgttgcccccagtattatagta encodes:
- the LOC131661467 gene encoding uncharacterized protein LOC131661467, whose amino-acid sequence is MGIKVRKPFCLSFKGVPTSLKILCDNVSGAFVLFESLNRLISLVRTKVDETLLNTMIRFYDPLLHCFTYRDFQLVPTLEEFSSILGLPVLDQMPYTGEEEIPKLEDVAAALHLPRSEIKKVWVNKGDYTGLPIDFLYSQAEILINVASMDALEKVLTFLIYGQVLFPRYDKIVDVIATKIFISNNPVPTLLGDLLHSIHHRSSKGKGCVLGCAPLLHKWFTSHLPRSIIKNEEGGTWVQRIMRLSYDDIGWIQKEFEGTHLFDSCGDFPNVPLLGTRGGKTYNPILARHQFGFALKNKPRSIYHNAENFDYDSDTTGKKKLFIRAWSKVKKVCTRELGLRNYIPSDIYFRWIYDRIVEYGMPYPSDIPVVPRVTPPVIPVVLEPYVPAPNEDLAATVASLRREKADLEKRLREVEAEKVVLVADAKERDGMLDYFSRKWKVEDFVSPDQIQSWEQEIDRLVQERNEMIKAHKEEIRSFKRKHRLED